A DNA window from Gaiellales bacterium contains the following coding sequences:
- a CDS encoding EamA family transporter, with amino-acid sequence MRDRARLLLVGVLATRSSVRMPLDRIPSVAGIGLLDVSANALFAAAATRGYLSIVSVLGSEYPVVMVILAQKLLGERVSRPQAAGIALALIGVGIVSVN; translated from the coding sequence GTGCGCGATCGCGCTCGCCTGCTGCTCGTGGGCGTGCTCGCCACGCGCAGCTCGGTGCGCATGCCGCTGGACCGGATCCCCTCCGTCGCCGGGATCGGGCTGCTCGACGTCAGCGCGAACGCGCTCTTCGCAGCCGCGGCCACCCGCGGCTACCTCTCGATCGTCTCCGTGCTCGGCTCCGAGTACCCGGTCGTGATGGTCATCCTGGCGCAGAAGCTGCTCGGCGAGCGCGTCTCCCGACCCCAGGCCGCGGGCATCGCGCTGGCGCTCATCGGGGTGGGCATCGTCAGCGTGAATTGA
- a CDS encoding HD domain-containing phosphohydrolase, which yields MPQLDQQLPAFQLTSPQGDRIAVDDLVQGGPVVLAAIEADGAGDPRAEMLEDLAERLGAGRTLVVMSPGASSLGSSLAASGGATWLQDADGEAFAALGLTYKRIGRTKRLGGLFVIDPERRLRFAFMSADREAWIPGSFVLSRLDRLGAAAPAPAGAEAVDVREDAAEPELERLVAAVARRMGLRETELSDLATATRVRDIGMATVPDEIITKDGPLDDQEWAVIRMHPERSADMLDPAPAFARVREIVRASHEHLDGSGYPHGLAGDRIPTGARILLAVESYLAMAGERSFGGLLSEQDSLDRIKLGAGRIYDPAVVAALAAELAPEAPTA from the coding sequence ATGCCGCAGCTTGATCAGCAGCTGCCCGCATTCCAGCTGACGTCGCCTCAGGGCGATCGGATCGCAGTCGACGACCTGGTCCAGGGCGGGCCGGTCGTCCTGGCTGCGATCGAGGCTGACGGTGCGGGCGACCCTCGGGCGGAGATGCTCGAGGACCTGGCGGAGCGGCTCGGCGCGGGCCGCACGCTGGTCGTCATGTCCCCCGGCGCATCCTCGCTCGGCAGCAGCCTGGCCGCGTCGGGCGGCGCGACCTGGCTGCAGGACGCCGACGGCGAGGCGTTCGCCGCGCTCGGCCTGACCTACAAGCGCATCGGCCGCACGAAGCGGCTGGGCGGCCTCTTCGTGATCGACCCCGAGCGGCGGCTGCGGTTCGCGTTCATGAGCGCCGACCGCGAGGCCTGGATCCCCGGCTCCTTCGTGCTCTCGCGGCTCGACCGCCTGGGCGCGGCGGCGCCCGCCCCTGCGGGGGCCGAGGCCGTCGACGTCCGGGAGGACGCCGCCGAGCCGGAGCTCGAGCGCCTCGTCGCCGCGGTAGCCCGGCGGATGGGCCTCCGCGAAACGGAGCTGTCCGACCTCGCGACCGCGACGCGCGTGCGCGACATCGGCATGGCCACCGTGCCGGACGAGATCATCACCAAGGACGGGCCCCTCGACGACCAGGAGTGGGCCGTCATCCGCATGCACCCCGAGCGCTCCGCCGACATGCTCGACCCGGCCCCGGCCTTCGCGCGCGTGCGCGAGATCGTGCGGGCGAGCCACGAGCACCTCGACGGCTCCGGGTACCCGCACGGCCTCGCCGGCGACCGCATCCCCACCGGTGCCCGCATCCTGCTGGCCGTCGAGTCGTATCTGGCGATGGCCGGCGAGCGCAGCTTCGGCGGCCTGCTCAGCGAGCAGGACAGCCTCGACCGCATCAAGCTCGGCGCGGGCCGCATCTACGACCCGGCAGTCGTCGCCGCCCTGGCCGCCGAGCTCGCGCCCGAGGCGCCCACGGCGTAG